Part of the Engraulis encrasicolus isolate BLACKSEA-1 chromosome 1, IST_EnEncr_1.0, whole genome shotgun sequence genome, ATTGCAATGGCTGGCTATACTTAGCAATCCAAAAGGATTAGAGACAAAAGGGGGGCATGGAGCCAGGCATGTTCAAATGTCATGCTTCCAAATCCTCGTGTGTAAACCGTCATTATCACCAATGACAAGACCCCCCCACCTGTTTTTGTTATGTTATGCATGttatgtttgtatgtgcagttatAGGAGCACGTGACAGGTTTGGGTGAATGTTGGCATCTTCAGGAATATTATTGTTTGGCGCGAACTACCAACTGACTTGCATGTGGTGCTCTCTTGCTCTCAGTTCCCCCAGAGAAAACCTTTCCCTGGTCGCGTCGTCCACATCTGCAACCTACCTGAGGGAAGCTGCACAGAGAATGACGTCATCAACCTGGGCCTCCCATTTGGAAAAGTCACCAATTACATTCTCATGCGTTCCACCCATCAGGTTTGTGAAGTAAAGTAACACCAAAATGAAGCTAAAAATCACTGGTTCAGCGCTAATATGTAACACTACATGGGCAGCAGATCAATGTAACCCACACCCTATGCACTGAGTGAGTAAAATAATTTGGACGTGATGTTCATAGCCCATTTATGTACCAACATTTTGAAGTATTAGATTCTGCTCGTCTTGGAATTGATCTACATTACGAGtctacaattttttttaaaaatctgtctTAATCATAAACGTCTACCTCCCGCAAGCAGATGTCTATTTGATAAGACCAAATGCAATGAAAAGTGATACTCGGTGATGATTTTAGAGGTTTTGTGAGGACTGGGCAGATGGACCATCACGTTCGCCTCATTCACATTATAGCCCCAAGCGTAAGCCGAAACCCTGGCCAGTCTTTTGTAGTCTTGTAAAAAGTGTTCTCTCTTGGCAGGCCTTCCTGGAAATGGCATACGTTGAGGCAGCTCAGGCCATGGTCCAGTATTACCAGCTGCAACCTGCCACAATCAACAACCAGAAGCTCCTGATTCGGATGTCAAAGCGCTACAAAGAATTGCAACTCAAGGTAATTTGAAAATGTTCCTACTGTATGTTGGCCTTTTTTGCATTACAAAGAATTACAACAAGGTAATTTGAAAATGTTTCTATGTTGGCCTTTTTGTTACAAAGAATTACAACTCAATGTAATTTGAAAATGTTTCTATGTGgaccttttttattattaagaaTTACAACTCAAGGTAATTTTAAAATGTTTCAATGTGGGCCTATTGTGCCACAAAGAATTACAGTTCTCTAAATTATGTGTTGCTTGTATCTCTCCTGTATAGAAACCCGGGAAGGATGTTGATTCCATCATTCACGATATTCActcgcagagggagagagaggagatgcaaGAGCTGGACCGGTATGCTTGTTGCATGGTGTGATGACAGAAATATTTGGCCAAAGGAGACAGAGCAATGCTTCTGTCTGTGCATAAGTAAAAaagcatgtgccaacatagtggAAACTAGTGGAAAGAAAGAATGCAAGACTGTCTTACTCCAAATGCACCATTATGAGTAACTTAACATTTTCAAACAATACAAACAACAATATCTCTGACCCTGAGTGCCTCCTCAGGTATGTGCCAGAGCGACCAAGGTCCCGCAGCCCGATTCGAGGTTCCCTCAGTCCACGTTCACACAGCCCAAGCTTCACATCATGCAGCTCCACTCACAGTCCACAGGGAGGGCCGCCTTGCAGGCCGGAGTGGAGTAACGGCATGGGCCCTCGCCGACCCTCCTGGGACTGGACACCTCATCCACGTCGGGATGACGACCGGGAACGGGAACGGGAACGGGAACGGGAAGAGGAGCTTTGGAGGAACGGTGAGGACGACAGGCCCAACGGACGCCTGCCTGACCGCAGAAAAGGCTACCTGAAACCCGGGGACCGTATCAGTCCCAGGACAATGGAGGAGCGGGGAGGGCGGGACTGGTACGGCCGTGGGAGCCCGCAGGGCCCTGCGTTCTCCTCTTACAGGGATATGGATAACTTCTACAAGAAGGAGCACAATTACAAACCAGACAAGCCGCCCAGACTGCCTTACCCGCGACACGAACCAAAGCCGAAGCGGCGGGAGCCGTCGGACTACCACAGACCCCGACACTCGGAATCTGAAATATCTGAGGAACCTCCCAGAAGCCCAGAGGACAGGCGGCAGGGGTCACCAGGAAGGGGGAGAAGCAAGAAGCACAGCAGAAGGTCGCCGGCAGAAAAGGACGACAAGGATGCCAACAACAATGTACGCAATGTATGCAATAACACGCCTACTACACATTTTGCCTCTGAGTTTTTGGTAATGAGAAATGATTAGTGTTCTTACATAGCATGTGGttattatcttttttttaaagacaatattGCTAATGAGCTTTACTCTCTTGCAGGGGCAAGAAGATTCCTCAAAGGAGAGGTCAGTCTCTCCTCACAGTGTGGGAAAGAATACGGATGCGACAGAAGCTGACCAGGACAAAGAGAGTGTGGTAAGAGCCGCTTCATTAGTAAGGGCATAGTTTGCATTAGTTGTAATTTACTTAACTTTAACAAAATGCACAATATTGTTATAGAGTTACTGTATGTCATAATGTATGTGAGGATCAAATTTCTACTGACCTTTTGATTTACTAACCAAGACAATACAGGgccgtgtttttttttaactccaaactgttttctttatatttctcttttttattatGTCTTTGGGGTCAACTTTGGGGCACTTTGGGGTCAACTGTGCAGTGtttaaatgtgctatacaaataaaaacgATTTGACATTACTTTGTTTCCATTTAGGCGGAAGactgggagagtggagaggacacTGAAGGAGAGTTCTGGTACCCGAAAAACATGGAGGAGTTGGTGACGGTGGACGAGGTTGGGGAGGAAGAGGACTCCATCATTGAGCCGGACATCCTGGAACTGCAGGAAGAAATCAAAGAGGTGACTGAGGAGATCAAAGCTGATCCCAAAACGGCCGTGTTGACCGAAGTGGAGAAACAGGAATgccaggaaaaaaaggaaaaacaggaGTCTCCTCCTCGGGAAGACCTAGAGGATaccgttgttgttgttgccatttcTTCTTCTAATAAGGATAAGGAATCCCAGGAGGATAAAGGTCCATCGGAGCCTCAGTGCTCAGACTTGGACAACTTCCCCACTCAGGAATTTAAGTCTGCCTTAGAGGAGACTTGTCCTGCGTCAGACAGGACTAACACTGATGCTTCaaagccagcagcagcagtagcagcagtagcagcagactGCCTTCCAAATCACCATGGGGAAAGTGACGCTGCTAAGACCATATCTGAGGCAAACCGGGACAAGGACAGTGACACAGACGGGTCAGAGCGTGTGACTACGGCAGAGAGTGAACACAACAAGGACACGCCGACAAAGGAGGATGGCCTGTGCCACGGCAGGAAAGGTCAGTGCTATATTTGACTGGTCATTGGTTAGACAGCAGGGTACTACAGTAGAGAGTAATTGTACATCATATTCTTACTAAATAGTACAAAATAGCATCGGAATATATGCTAACTAAGTTGTAACTCAactctttttcttttccatttcaTTAATGGTCTACTAGTTTATGTGATGCGCATCAGAGGTAGAGATGAGTGTTGGTCACTGGTAATTTATGATAAAAGATGCTAAGTAACTTCTAAACTCAACATATGTGCTTAATGAAAAGGGGTGGTCATTGGGTGATAGTACAATTAAGCTTTTATTATGTTTTAGTTATGGGATGGCATGGTAGTTCATTTTAGCAATGCATAAACATTTTGAAACTGTCCAAATAGTCTCTATATTTGAGTGTGTTTACAAATTTAATTTCTCAGACAATTCGATACATGGCCATTCACCACTTCGGATAGATGCTGAAAGCCCCTCGCAATCTCGGGAACAAGACAAAGCAATAAATGAGCACACCATACCACTGGGTAAGCTTAACAAAGGCAACATTGATAGatgaaaatatataatttaaacTTGACATTAAACATTCACATTAAAATTCACACAGTTTGGTCTGTGAACagcatgtgtgtgctggtgtgtgttcgATATGTCTCGACTTGCAATGTGTATTATATGTA contains:
- the rbm20 gene encoding RNA-binding protein 20 isoform X1; protein product: MEQLRNGQNNMKGHAGGHAGAKVSLDHYQSATVPDSLDKKALGPLGAHLSGVAQNALLLSPASLQLAQLQAQLALQRIKLAQSAAVGGNAAAANAATSVLNQVLSNVAMSQPLFNPLRGSAAMVSGSQAGHSHGHATAGGFPNNTLAFPPPNSGALGTLVGGGFPHKPHPGGGGGGGGGGGGGIRLNHSATNPTQGPGLKEYGKKGPTFSVDADHQAQYGYMGGASGPSNKGNEVQYNTQGKNNQGGGYQRDYFAPESQGQMASFGGSGNGNSGQTLEAFQGPGQKESWKHQGGFSHGGKMDVSSGGVGGGSGAGGGGGGGGTGWVPGPVGQQFRPRLELYNPEEPTADPKFCSPAGGGSGVGPGFGVSGGTQGFVGYPAPQQLQGGEDVARLIGSPTPLQPHQLNDFHGATPTQLPHQCTICDKKVYNLKDWEQHVKGKLHLQNRSLYIDASAAGATHYPTTSEGCLNAALANTMAYSSSAGQAAAMKSFPLSGVGFAPHQAGAKFPQRKPFPGRVVHICNLPEGSCTENDVINLGLPFGKVTNYILMRSTHQAFLEMAYVEAAQAMVQYYQLQPATINNQKLLIRMSKRYKELQLKKPGKDVDSIIHDIHSQREREEMQELDRYVPERPRSRSPIRGSLSPRSHSPSFTSCSSTHSPQGGPPCRPEWSNGMGPRRPSWDWTPHPRRDDDREREREREREEELWRNGEDDRPNGRLPDRRKGYLKPGDRISPRTMEERGGRDWYGRGSPQGPAFSSYRDMDNFYKKEHNYKPDKPPRLPYPRHEPKPKRREPSDYHRPRHSESEISEEPPRSPEDRRQGSPGRGRSKKHSRRSPAEKDDKDANNNVRNGQEDSSKERSVSPHSVGKNTDATEADQDKESVAEDWESGEDTEGEFWYPKNMEELVTVDEVGEEEDSIIEPDILELQEEIKEVTEEIKADPKTAVLTEVEKQECQEKKEKQESPPREDLEDTVVVVAISSSNKDKESQEDKGPSEPQCSDLDNFPTQEFKSALEETCPASDRTNTDASKPAAAVAAVAADCLPNHHGESDAAKTISEANRDKDSDTDGSERVTTAESEHNKDTPTKEDGLCHGRKDNSIHGHSPLRIDAESPSQSREQDKAINEHTIPLGVEFIVPRAAFYCKLCGLFYSSEEVAKTTHCRSTVHYRNLQKYLSQLAEGSLFIGHMGPGGSE
- the rbm20 gene encoding RNA-binding protein 20 isoform X3, yielding MDEDFLFCATVPDSLDKKALGPLGAHLSGVAQNALLLSPASLQLAQLQAQLALQRIKLAQSAAVGGNAAAANAATSVLNQVLSNVAMSQPLFNPLRGSAAMVSGSQAGHSHGHATAGGFPNNTLAFPPPNSGALGTLVGGGFPHKPHPGGGGGGGGGGGGGIRLNHSATNPTQGPGLKEYGKKGPTFSVDADHQAQYGYMGGASGPSNKGNEVQYNTQGKNNQGGGYQRDYFAPESQGQMASFGGSGNGNSGQTLEAFQGPGQKESWKHQGGFSHGGKMDVSSGGVGGGSGAGGGGGGGGTGWVPGPVGQQFRPRLELYNPEEPTADPKFCSPAGGGSGVGPGFGVSGGTQGFVGYPAPQQLQGGEDVARLIGSPTPLQPHQLNDFHGATPTQLPHQCTICDKKVYNLKDWEQHVKGKLHLQNRSLYIDASAAGATHYPTTSEGCLNAALANTMAYSSSAGQAAAMKSFPLSGVGFAPHQAGAKFPQRKPFPGRVVHICNLPEGSCTENDVINLGLPFGKVTNYILMRSTHQAFLEMAYVEAAQAMVQYYQLQPATINNQKLLIRMSKRYKELQLKKPGKDVDSIIHDIHSQREREEMQELDRYVPERPRSRSPIRGSLSPRSHSPSFTSCSSTHSPQGGPPCRPEWSNGMGPRRPSWDWTPHPRRDDDREREREREREEELWRNGEDDRPNGRLPDRRKGYLKPGDRISPRTMEERGGRDWYGRGSPQGPAFSSYRDMDNFYKKEHNYKPDKPPRLPYPRHEPKPKRREPSDYHRPRHSESEISEEPPRSPEDRRQGSPGRGRSKKHSRRSPAEKDDKDANNNVRNGQEDSSKERSVSPHSVGKNTDATEADQDKESVAEDWESGEDTEGEFWYPKNMEELVTVDEVGEEEDSIIEPDILELQEEIKEVTEEIKADPKTAVLTEVEKQECQEKKEKQESPPREDLEDTVVVVAISSSNKDKESQEDKGPSEPQCSDLDNFPTQEFKSALEETCPASDRTNTDASKPAAAVAAVAADCLPNHHGESDAAKTISEANRDKDSDTDGSERVTTAESEHNKDTPTKEDGLCHGRKDNSIHGHSPLRIDAESPSQSREQDKAINEHTIPLGVEFIVPRAAFYCKLCGLFYSSEEVAKTTHCRSTVHYRNLQKYLSQLAEGSLFIGHMGPGGSE
- the rbm20 gene encoding RNA-binding protein 20 isoform X2, giving the protein MEQLRNGQNNMKGHAGGHAGAKVSLDHYQSATVPDSLDKKALGPLGAHLSGVAQNALLLSPASLQLAQLQAQLALQRIKLAQSAAVGGNAAAANAATSVLNQVLSNVAMSQPLFNPLRGSAAMVSGSQAGHSHGHATAGGFPNNTLAFPPPNSGALGTLVGGGFPHKPHPGGGGGGGGGGGGGIRLNHSATNPTQGPGLKEYGKKGPTFSVDADHQAQYGYMGGASGPSNKGNEVQYNTQGKNNQGGGYQRDYFAPESQGQMASFGGSGNGNSGQTLEAFQGPGQKESWKHQGGFSHGGKMDVSSGGVGGGSGAGGGGGGGGTGWVPGPVGQQFRPRLELYNPEEPTADPKFCSPAGGGSGVGPGFGVSGGTQGFVGYPAPQQLQGGEDVARLIGSPTPLQPHQLNDFHGATPTQLPHQCTICDKKVYNLKDWEQHVKGKLHLQNRSLYIDASAAGATHYPTTSEGCLNAALANTMAYSSSAGQAAAMKSFPLSGVGFAPHQAGAKFPQRKPFPGRVVHICNLPEGSCTENDVINLGLPFGKVTNYILMRSTHQAFLEMAYVEAAQAMVQYYQLQPATINNQKLLIRMSKRYKELQLKKPGKDVDSIIHDIHSQREREEMQELDRYVPERPRSRSPIRGSLSPRSHSPSFTSCSSTHSPQGGPPCRPEWSNGMGPRRPSWDWTPHPRRDDDREREREREREEELWRNGEDDRPNGRLPDRRKGYLKPGDRISPRTMEERGGRDWYGRGSPQGPAFSSYRDMDNFYKKEHNYKPDKPPRLPYPRHEPKPKRREPSDYHRPRHSESEISEEPPRSPEDRRQGSPGRGRSKKHSRRSPAEKDDKDANNNGQEDSSKERSVSPHSVGKNTDATEADQDKESVAEDWESGEDTEGEFWYPKNMEELVTVDEVGEEEDSIIEPDILELQEEIKEVTEEIKADPKTAVLTEVEKQECQEKKEKQESPPREDLEDTVVVVAISSSNKDKESQEDKGPSEPQCSDLDNFPTQEFKSALEETCPASDRTNTDASKPAAAVAAVAADCLPNHHGESDAAKTISEANRDKDSDTDGSERVTTAESEHNKDTPTKEDGLCHGRKDNSIHGHSPLRIDAESPSQSREQDKAINEHTIPLGVEFIVPRAAFYCKLCGLFYSSEEVAKTTHCRSTVHYRNLQKYLSQLAEGSLFIGHMGPGGSE
- the rbm20 gene encoding RNA-binding protein 20 isoform X4, whose translation is MPRHSATVPDSLDKKALGPLGAHLSGVAQNALLLSPASLQLAQLQAQLALQRIKLAQSAAVGGNAAAANAATSVLNQVLSNVAMSQPLFNPLRGSAAMVSGSQAGHSHGHATAGGFPNNTLAFPPPNSGALGTLVGGGFPHKPHPGGGGGGGGGGGGGIRLNHSATNPTQGPGLKEYGKKGPTFSVDADHQAQYGYMGGASGPSNKGNEVQYNTQGKNNQGGGYQRDYFAPESQGQMASFGGSGNGNSGQTLEAFQGPGQKESWKHQGGFSHGGKMDVSSGGVGGGSGAGGGGGGGGTGWVPGPVGQQFRPRLELYNPEEPTADPKFCSPAGGGSGVGPGFGVSGGTQGFVGYPAPQQLQGGEDVARLIGSPTPLQPHQLNDFHGATPTQLPHQCTICDKKVYNLKDWEQHVKGKLHLQNRSLYIDASAAGATHYPTTSEGCLNAALANTMAYSSSAGQAAAMKSFPLSGVGFAPHQAGAKFPQRKPFPGRVVHICNLPEGSCTENDVINLGLPFGKVTNYILMRSTHQAFLEMAYVEAAQAMVQYYQLQPATINNQKLLIRMSKRYKELQLKKPGKDVDSIIHDIHSQREREEMQELDRYVPERPRSRSPIRGSLSPRSHSPSFTSCSSTHSPQGGPPCRPEWSNGMGPRRPSWDWTPHPRRDDDREREREREREEELWRNGEDDRPNGRLPDRRKGYLKPGDRISPRTMEERGGRDWYGRGSPQGPAFSSYRDMDNFYKKEHNYKPDKPPRLPYPRHEPKPKRREPSDYHRPRHSESEISEEPPRSPEDRRQGSPGRGRSKKHSRRSPAEKDDKDANNNVRNGQEDSSKERSVSPHSVGKNTDATEADQDKESVAEDWESGEDTEGEFWYPKNMEELVTVDEVGEEEDSIIEPDILELQEEIKEVTEEIKADPKTAVLTEVEKQECQEKKEKQESPPREDLEDTVVVVAISSSNKDKESQEDKGPSEPQCSDLDNFPTQEFKSALEETCPASDRTNTDASKPAAAVAAVAADCLPNHHGESDAAKTISEANRDKDSDTDGSERVTTAESEHNKDTPTKEDGLCHGRKDNSIHGHSPLRIDAESPSQSREQDKAINEHTIPLGVEFIVPRAAFYCKLCGLFYSSEEVAKTTHCRSTVHYRNLQKYLSQLAEGSLFIGHMGPGGSE